The genomic stretch TCTTCCGCACCTTATGGAAACGCAATTCTTGTGGGGTACAAGGACTATTGCTGCACCACCGGTGACGATGTTTACGCTTCCGGGGAATTCGACGAAATTATCGTTACTGAAGATCTGCTGTATTAAGCCGAATCAAAATCAATCTTTCTGATTTATAAAAATCGTCTGGTTTCGCTAGACGATTTTTTTTGACGTTTTCACAAAGACTGCACAAAAGTGTAAGTTTCGTCTTGACAGGGACTGATTTAAAGTATATATTTGTGCAGTAAACAAAAGTGCACAAGGTTTTAGGCTATGATCGAGAGAATTCGCGGTATTTTGCTTGAAAAGTCCCCCACCTTTATCGTTGTAGATGTGGCGGGAGTTGGCTATGGCATCAATATTTCGGCATATACCGCAGGCAAACTGCCCGAAGTTGGCGATGGAAATACCGAGGTTACGATCCACACGAATTTAGTGGTTCGTGAGGATTCCATGACGCTTTTCGGCTTTGCCGACAAGACGGAAAAGGATTCCTTCCTCATGCTTCTGGATGTGAATGGTGTTGGCCCGAAAATGGCACAGCGTATCCTGAGTGGAGTCTCCCCCGCCGATCTCTTGAACATGATTGCCAGCGACAACAAGTCCGCCCTGAGTAAAATTAAGGGTTTGGGCAAAAAGACCTGCGAACAGATGGTCCTTACCTTAAAGGACAAGGCGGGAACAATGTTGCAGGGCCTGGGGAATCTTGAAGGAAGCGGAGTCACCAGCATGGGTGCCCTCACGGGAGCCAAGCTGGAAGCCGTTCTTGCACTCCATACCCTTGGCGTAAAGGATCCTGCAGCAGAAAAGGCCGTGGTCAAGGCAGTAGAAGTTCTTGGGGACGCCGCTGATGCAGCAACACTCATTCCCGAAGCCCTAAAATACCTTTAACAACCCGCAATTAGAGATTAGAGACTGGAGATTAGAGACTAGAAACTAGGGATGTCGAGAATACTCCATATGAAAATTTAAAGACGAACCCATCCAGAAATCGCAAACGCATGCATCCCGCTGTCCTAACCCCTAGACCCTAGCCCCTAAAACCCCCTAGCCCCTATACCCTAGCCCCTAATATGGAAGATCAGCGTATTATTTCCCCAGAATGTCGTCTTGGTGACGAAAGCGATGTGGAACGCTCCCTTCGTCCCCCTTCACTAAGTGAATTTACCGGACAGAAAAGTATCAAGGAAAGTCTTTCCATTGCGATCGAAGCGGCAAAACACCGCGGCGACTCGCTGGACCATTGCCTGTTTTGCGGCCCTCCCGGCTTGGGAAAGACGACATTGGCAGGGATTATCGCCCGAGAGATGGGTGTCAATATCCATATTACCAGCGGGCCTGTCCTGGAAAAGGCAAGCGACCTGGCGGGACTTTTAACCAGCCTGCAGGAAAATGATGTCTTGTTTATCGATGAAATTCACCGCCTGAGCCGTGTGGTGGAAGAATATCTCTACCCCGCCATGGAAGACTTTAGACTGGACATCATGCTGGATTCCGGCCCCACCGCCCGAAGCGTGAACCTCCCCCTGAAACATTTTACCCTAGTGGGGGCGACAACCCGAAGTGGCATGCTGACGGGGCCTCTCCGAGACCGTTTTGGACTGCATTATCGCCTGGAACTGTACGACGAAGAAGACCTGATGAAAATCATCATGCGTAGTGCGGATATCCTGAATGTGAAAATCGAGGAAGATGCGGCCCGACTGCTGGGCGGTCGTTGCCGTGGTACGCCCCGAATCGCAAACCGTGTATTAAGGCGTTGTCGTGACGTGGCGCAGGTCCGCGGGAATGGCGTCATCGACCAGATGTCTGCGGGAAAGACCCTCGACATGCTGGGCATCGATAGCGAAGGCCTGGACAATATGGACCGGAAGATTCTTGCCCTTATTATCGATAAGTTTGGCGGCGGACCTGTTGGACTTGGAACCATCGGGGCGGCTATTGGCGAGGAGGCGGACACGCTGGAAGAAGTCTACGAGCCTTACCTGATCCAGAAGGGATTGCTCTCCAGGACACCCCGCGGGAGAATGGTTACCACCCTAGCCTACAAGATGTTGCACAAGACTCCCCCAACCCGAGGGTTTGCAGCAGAAAGTACCCAAGAAGAATTAGCATTATAAGATGCAAAGGGCGGGGCTGTCCCCCGCCCTCTGGACACCCACCCCAGCTAGTTATTCATCAATCGAAATGAATAATGAAGGTATTCATAACTAGCATTATGTCAGGATTGGCGGGGCTGTTGGTTTTACACACACACCGCATTGCGGGCACCGTCCAATTCGGGCGGTGTTTTTTTTGCGTCGTAAAATAAAGCGGGTTTATTACTTAAATTCGGGAGCGATGGTCATCACCAGGTTCAAGCCATGGAGACCATGGAAACCGAACTGGAGGCGGAACAGGTACATGTTGGGCTGACGCACGCGAATGCCAAAGCCCCAGGAGTTGTAGAATTTGTCGAAAGACCAGTCCGTAATTGTCGGGGAAACCATAGCATATTCGTTAAAGATGACGCCATCCACAAAGCGGTCCACAGGCCAGCGATATTCACAGCTTAGGCTCATCATGTGGTGTGAAGACCAGGCGTTTCCGTAACCGCGGAGAGGAGTCCTTGCATTGAGAGTGGGGAACGCGTTGTAGGGAGCGCCACCTTCTTCCATTTCCCAGATATTTAACAGGCGGTACTGAATGGCGATAACGCGACGTTCCAGGAGGGTGTTCCTCACGTTTTCGGGTCGCCAGATTCTCATGGCCTCATCCCAGCTGAAGTCCGTATAGAAACGTCGGGTTGTGCGGGCTTCCTTGGCAGAAAGGATGTACTGCTTTCCGGTTGATCCCAGGTAAAAATAATGCTGGTAAAGGAATTCCGTCTTGATGAAGTCATGATTCATGCCCCCATCCTTCAGGGTTTTCCCTTCGCCTTTGGGAGGTTTCAATCCCAGGTCCTCATAATCAATTCCGTCGTATTCGGGAACAAAATTGTAGGACCCGATCAGACCAATTCTGAAACCTTTTGAAGGTGCGTAGGGATAGTCCAGATTGTCGTAGAACAGCGAAATTCCTAAGGGGAACTGCATTCCCTTCTGGTAAAGTCCCCTATCCTGAATGGGATACTTGTCGCTAATCAGGATGGAATCCTGTCCATCAGGGAGGCTTGCGTCATTAAATCGCACTGTTCCCCAGAATTCAATGTTCCAGTTCATGGATTCAGAAATGGGGCGTCCCAATCTAAAGGTCATCCACACGCTGGAATCCGGCTGGGTAAAGCGTTCCTTGGTTTCCGGGAGGATAAAACTTGCGTCGCGGTCCTTAAGCATGTTCAGGCGATAGCCGCCAAAGAACTTGGAGCCAAACAGGGAATGCTTGGTATATCTCATGGCAAGTGAAATGTCCCCGTTAGCATAATAGGCGAACTGGGTCACCAGATAATCCTGGTCCAGGAGAATTCCGCGATGTCTATAGTTGGCGCCGATCAAAGTTGTAGATCCCGGCTTCAAGTTGAAGCTAGGATAGACCATGATGTTCTTCTTTTCGCCGTAAGTAATAAGATCCACGCCCTTCTCCAGGACTCCATTTTTCACGGTGTAGTGGATGGGAGCGGAGATCGGATAGATTAGCCCGTTCAACGCCGGCTGAATGATATGGTTGAATGCCCAGAGGTAGAAAGGTTCGGATGTTTTTACCTCGACGGAATCCCCGGACGGTGACGCATCGGATGTTTCGGAAGCATAAGCCTGTACTGCAGCGAGAAGCAGCAGCAAAATAGCCATATAGGGCCGAAGGACTTTTGAACCGAAACACATACACCTCCAATATAATTATATTGTGGCTATGTATTCCGCTATTGCAAAAATTATACGAGGTTTGGCCGCCTACCCCAGGGCTGTCGCCCTCTTCCTCCTTGCATTGGCGATTCTCTCCATTTATCCCGTAAGGCACCTGCGCTGGGATTTGCAGCTCCAGGACGCCTTTAACGGAAACGACTTCCAGATGGATTACGAATCCATCGAGGACGCCTTTGGTGGCCTGGGCAGCCTGACGGTGGTTTTCCAGTCCGGCGACAGCCTGAAAAACTATCTGCAGGCGGAAAAGTTCGCCCAGGTATTCCAGAAGGACACGCTGGTCAACTTTATCGAATATGCGGCGGACGTACAGTTCTACGAAAAGAATAAGCTGCTCTACGCCAGCGAGGACGACCTTTCCAAGGTTCTGACGCACATTGAATCGTTCCGTGAGAAAGAGAACCTGAAGCACAATCCGTTCTACGTGGAGCTGGAAGAACCGGCGGACACCCCGCAGGTCCAGCAGGTCGCCGGCGGCTTTATCCGTCAGGTGGAGGAAAAATACTTCCGCAACCTGCAGCAAAGTTTCTCCAATCCCGACGGAACGGTCCGCGTCATTGACATCTACCCCACACAGTCCCTGTCCGACCTGCAGGCCAACCGAGTGCTGTACCATAGGGTGCTTGCCTACATGAAGGAAAACGTGGTTCCTGCGGGAATCCAGGTGTACTATGGAGGAAAGGTCTATCAGTCAGTCCTGACGGGGCGAACCTTGCTGCCCGAGGCCAAATTTGCAGGCGGCATGGCAGTCCTCTTCTTCCTGCTGCTTCTTGGAATTCATTTCTACAAGCAGCCCCAGCTGATTCCCATTTCGGCCATCCCAATGGCTCTGCCCCTGCTGTTCATGCTGTCTGCGGCCTATTTCCTGTACGGAAGAGTTTCACTCTTTACCATGGTCCTGATGCTACTGCTGCCAGGGCATGCCTGCCAGATTCTGGTCCATATCCATACCCGCTACTACCACGAAAGACTGCAGAAACTAAGTCCCGCCCTCTGTCTCGAAAGCGCCCTTTTGGGAGTAGGACCTGCGGTAGCGTCTTCCAGCCTGATCATGGCAGGGCTGTTCCTTTCCCTGAATCTGGTTCCCCTTCCGGGACTTCGTGAATTCGCGAACCTGGGTGCTATCGGAGCCATCCTCAACTTGTTTATCTGTCCTGTGCTGGCTACAGCTACCCTCAAGTACATGCAGCGGAACAAGTCCTTCAACGTGGGTTCACACATCCACAGGCCCTTCAACATCCCCCTGATTCCAAGCAAGATCAACTGGATCATCATTTTTGCAATCAGTGCAGTAAGCCTAGTGGGACTTGTCTATGGAGGTTTCAACCTGAATTTCCTTTACGATTTCAGGCAGACCGAATTTAAGCACCATCAGACTACGGTGGATTCCCTGATCAGCACCACAGGTTTCTCCACCTACGATCCCATCATTATCATGATGCCGGACTCCTCCTACAACAATAAGCTGATGCAGGATTTCAACCACCTGCAGGAACGTGGCCGCATTCCGGACTTGGGACGTATCTACACCCAGTACCAGTTCCTGCCCAAGGAATCCCAAAGCAAGAAGAACCAGATCGACTATCTCAAGCACCAGGTGTCGCCTGAAGTTCTTGGCCAGCTGGGAGTAGAAGATAGCACCGCTATCGTCAACATGCTGAGCAGTTATGAAACTGACTTCAGGGAATTTGAACTTTCCCAGAATATTACCCGCAAGTTCTCCGACAAGCATGGAAATTCCGGCGTATTCGCCTTTATCGTCCCCACCAAGGATCCCAATAACGGTCTGGCCTGCCGCCACATCTACAGGCAGCTTCAGCAGCTGGAAGATGTTCAGGACAAGAAGTTCAAGATTTGCGGGACACCAGTGCTTCGCGCCTTGGTGCTGGATACCATCCTATCCAACGTGGGAAAAAGCATTGTCCTTGGGTCCATTATCCTGTGGTTGCTGCTGCTGCTTTTCATCAACAACCTGAACCGAGCCATCTTTATCATGCTGCCCTCCATGTTTGCCTTAAGTTGGCTGACGGTTATTCTCTACGGCATGAACTTCCACATTTCAGTCTATAGCGCCCTGTCGTTCGTGCTCGTCATCGGAGCCAGCGTGGATGGATCCCTCCAGCTCTGGTCCTCCTATTTCGAGAAGCCTACGGGAACCACTGCCGTGATGGTCCTCCAGACAAAGCTTTCTTCTGTTCTTGTCGGGCAGATTGCAGCAATTCTAGGCCCTGTAGCCATGATTTTCTCTTCCCATCCTGGAATCCGCAATATGGGACAAGTAACCCTTATTGGTCTTGTCTGCATCATTGTAGCCCAGCTTACGATTTACCCTCTCATTGCAGGAGCGCTGGACCAGCATCGACTCCGCAAAAAACAAAGGCTTGAACATGAAAGCACTCTCCAATAGAACTTTGAATATTGCAGCATCCCTTACCGTAGCCATCGACACCTTGGCAAAGCAGATGATCGCAGACGGCAAGGACGTGGTAAGCCTTGGCGCAGGTGAACCGGACTTCCCTACCCCGGAACCCATCCGTGCAGCCGCCTGCAAGGCCATTAACGACGGCAAGACCCGCTACACCGCTCCCGTAGGCATCATGGATGTACGCAAGGCTGTTGCAAAGAAGTTGAAGGACGAGAACGGCCTGGACTACAAGCCGGAACAGATTATCATGACCAGCGGTGCAAAGCACGCCGTGTTCAATTCCTTGGCAGCCCTCATCAATCCGGGCGACGAAGTGATCGTTCCCGCACCTTACTGGGTGACCTATCCGGAACTGGTGAAGTGGCTGGGAGGCACTCCCGTATTTGTGCAGGCCACCAAGGATGCGAAGTTCAAGATTACCGCAGAACAGCTCCGTGCAGCCATTACGGATAAGACCAAGGCCATCCTTCTGAACAATCCCTGCAACCCCACCGGCGCAGTCTACACCAAGGAGGAACTTGCTGAACTTGCAAAGGTAATCGTTGAAAAGGATATCTACTGCATTTCCGACGAAGTGTACGAATACTTCGTCTACGATACCGAATTCGTTTCTGCAGCGGCCTTCCCCGGCATGGCGGAACGTACTATCGTCATCAACGGTTTCTCCAAGTCCCATTGCATGACGGGCTGGCGAATCGGTTACGATGCCGCTCCCGCTGAAATCGCAAAGATTATCGGCAAGATCCAGGGACAGGCAACACACCACCCCAGCAACGTGGCCCAGTATGCAGCTCTTGGCGCGCTGGAAATGGACAAGTCCAACGTGGAAGCCATGCAGGCCGCATTCCTCAAGCGTCGCAATTACATGCTGAAGCGTACCGCAGAAATTCTCCCCGTGCCGGCACACGCACCGGAAGGAGCCTTCTACCTGTTCGCTCCTGTAGAAGCATTTTACGGCAAGAAAACGCCCGAAGGAAAAGTCATTTCCGGCTCCATCGAGCTTTGCGAATACCTGCTGCAGTCTCAGGGTCTGGCCATCGTTCCGGGGGCCGCCTTCGGTGACGACACCTGCGTTCGATTCTCCTACGCCGCAAGCGATGAAACTCTTGAAAAGGCCTGCGACCGCTTTATTGCCGGTCTGAAGGCGCTTGCTTAATTTCAAAGTCCAGAAGGTTCCGCACTCCATGCGTTCGTTCCAAATTGTCACTCCCGATGAGTCCAGGCCTTTTACCATAGGCCGCAAGTCGGACAACAGCCTGGTTCTGGATAACCTGATGGTATCCAGGTCTCACGCCGTGATGGAGTGTAAAGAGGGACGATGGACATTGCGGAACATTACCCAGAACAGCGTGACGCAGCTGAATGGCGAGGACGTACCCTTCAGCGAAAATCCGGAAGCACAAGGCAGTCCTGTGGAAGATGGAGACATTATCCTGATCGGGACGCAGCAGATCCGCGCCTCCTTCAAGGATAACCTCCTGACGCTGCTGTTGGTGAACTCCACCGCCAGTTCCGAGACGGGCCTGCCGGAAGGGGTTACCGCCCAGCTGGAAAGAGACGGAGCCTCCCTCCAGTTCAAGGAGAAATACATCTCCCCCGAGGGAAAGGGTATCAGCCAGAAGAAACTTGCGGAAGGCGAATCCATCCGGATGCCGGGATACGAAATTTCCTGCAGTGCAGGGAATGTATGCTGCAGGGAAATCCCTCTTGGATTTGATGTACACGCCCAGAATTTGGACGTCTACGCAGGTAAGAAGCGCTTGCTACAGGATGTGAACTTCACCCTTCCCGCTGGTGAAATTCTAGCCATCATCGGTCGTTCCGGACAGGGAAAGTCTACCCTCCTGAAATTACTCCAGGGCATTAACCGCAGTGGAGAAAACTCCAGAGTCTATATTGGCGGCCTGGATTACCGCAATACGGAAATCCGAAAGCGCATCGCATTCCTGGAACAGGATCCACAGCTCCGTATGGACTTGACCGTACGGGAGACGCTTCTGGACGGTGGCCGCGTGTCCATGAACAAGCTTGACTTCAAGCAGAACGTCCAGGGGCGACTGGAAAAGTTCTGCGAACTTTTCGGGCTTAGCCAACGTATGGATAATGGCGTAAGGACGCTAAGCGGCGGCGAACTTCGCCGCGTCGCCCTCGCCCGCGAACTTATGGGATCTCCTGGCCTCATTATCCTGGATGAGCCTCTCTCCGGTCTTGATCCGTACAATTCCCGCATTCTCTGTTCCCACCTGAAGCAGCTGGCGTTCCTGGGCCATACGGTGATTCTCACCACCCACAGCTACGAGGCGCTGAAGGTGGCTAGCAAGCTGTTGATCATCCATCAGGGGCATCAAGTGTTCTACGGCTCCTCCGCGGAGGCCTATGGCCATTTCCAGACGGAAGACGCCGAAGAGATCCTCTCCAGCCTTAAGGACGCAAAGTCCAGCAACGAGGACGAAACGACCCGGAACCAGACCGGAGCCGGCCTCGTACCCTACATCCCGTCCAGGAACCTTTACTTCCCGAAAACAAAGCTTGCTCCCGTTTTCCTTTACAAGGTGGCCCTGACCGCAAAGCAGTGGTTCAGGGATAAGGGAAAGTCCCTTGCAATCCTTTTCCAGCCTTTGATTATCGGGTTCCTTTTCTCCCAGATTTTCTCCAGCCTGTCGTCCCTCTGGATTGTCGCCTTTGCGGTCATCCTGTCCGCCAACTGGCTTGCACTTTCCTTGTCCATCCGTGAGATTGTGGCGGAAAGGGAAATCCTCCAGGGAGAATTCCGCAAGGGCGTGAAGGTGCTCCCTACCATTACCGCAAAAATGTTTTTGCCCGTAATTGCGGCATGGCTCCAGACGCTGATTGTCTTCGCCTTCGTGAACTTCAGGATTTCCGTCCATTGGCAGCCCATGATTCTGGTGGCGTTCCTCGCCATGGTTCTTCCCGCCGTATCCATTGGGCTTATGGTCAGCGCCTTCGCCAGGAATTCCGGCCAGGCGAACGCTCTTCTCCCCCTCCTGATAATTCCTCAGGTGGCATTGGCAGGTGCCCTTGTCCCTCTGGACCAGATGCTTCCTGTTGGCCGCGGGCTTTCCACCATTATCTGGTCCCGCTACAACCAGTCCAGCCTGCTGAATCTATTTTTGGAGCGGGAAGACCCCTTCATTAATACTGTCGCCGCCCTCGCCATCGCCATAGGTTGTTATATTGTGATGGCAATTAAACTCTATCGTTCCAAGAAAGCAAAATGATCGCACCGCAGAAACCTGAAATTTTTCCTCGTCCTTTTAATGAAAACTACGACCTGATCGGCACCCTGGGAAGGGGCGGCATGGGCAACGTCTATAAGGCCATGGACAAGAGGTTGAACCGCGAAGTTGCTTTCAAGATTTTGGACGCCTCCTCCGATACGGAAGCCATCAAGCGCTTCTATCTGGAAGCCCAGGCCATGAAAGAACTGGACCACCAGAACGTGGTCCATGTGTTCGACTTCGGTCAGGAAAAGAACCAGCTGTTCATTTCCATGACCTACGTGGAAGGTACCAACCTATCGGAAATCCTGCACAACAAGGAACAGCTTTCCTTCGACGCCATCGAAGTGATTATCCGCCAGATTGCCCGCGGCCTCCTTTACGCCCATGGCAAGGGCATTGTCCATCGTGACGTGAAACCATCCAACATCATGCTGACCCGCGACAACCGAGTCTACATCATGGATTTCGGTATCTCCTACGTCCAGGAAATGGAAAAGGAACGCCTGACCCGCACCGGCATGACCATGGGTACTCCGGAATACATGAGCCCGGAACAGTGCCACGGCGATAGCGTCACCCTGCAGTCCGACATTTACAGCATGGGCGTCATTCTCTATGAAATGACCTGCGGACGCCTCCCCTTCGAAGGAAGCCGCCCTGTGGAAATCGCCCTCAAGCATGTGCAGGAACCCCCTCCGGCACCGGAACTGTTCCGTAAGGATATGCCCCAGGGACTTTCCGCACTGATCCTCAAGTGCCTCAAGAAGAAGCTGAACGAACGATTCCACGACATGCAGGAATTCCTGGATGCCTGCGACCAGGTGTTCGGGGACAAGGACCGCAACCGCCTTACCGGTGGCCACACGCCGCTCCGCCGCCATACCGTTTCCATTACGGACATGGCAAGCAGGATTTCCCCCAAGGCTCAGGAACTGCAGCGCAAGCTTGCCGCCCTCGCCATCTTCATCTTCCCGCTGATCATCATGCTGTTGATTCTCCTGATGCTGACCCACAAGCCGGAAAGCACCCTGCGGGAACTGGAATGGACCGAAGCCCTGGGCAATTACGAGACGAAGGCACTGGAAGTGGACCAAACTAACGGCTACCCCCTTTCCAACCTGAACGACAATGACCTGAAGACCGCCTGGCTCTACACTAAGCCCCAGAAGCCTCAGAACCCGGTCCTCACCCTATACTTTGACTGCAACGCGGTAGTGACCCACTTCGGCATCGCCATCGGTTACCAGAAGTCCACCGACGACGCCTTCGGCGACCGTTTCCGCATCTTCAAGAAACCCCGCACC from Fibrobacter sp. UWR4 encodes the following:
- the ruvB gene encoding Holliday junction branch migration DNA helicase RuvB, producing MEDQRIISPECRLGDESDVERSLRPPSLSEFTGQKSIKESLSIAIEAAKHRGDSLDHCLFCGPPGLGKTTLAGIIAREMGVNIHITSGPVLEKASDLAGLLTSLQENDVLFIDEIHRLSRVVEEYLYPAMEDFRLDIMLDSGPTARSVNLPLKHFTLVGATTRSGMLTGPLRDRFGLHYRLELYDEEDLMKIIMRSADILNVKIEEDAARLLGGRCRGTPRIANRVLRRCRDVAQVRGNGVIDQMSAGKTLDMLGIDSEGLDNMDRKILALIIDKFGGGPVGLGTIGAAIGEEADTLEEVYEPYLIQKGLLSRTPRGRMVTTLAYKMLHKTPPTRGFAAESTQEELAL
- a CDS encoding MMPL family transporter produces the protein MYSAIAKIIRGLAAYPRAVALFLLALAILSIYPVRHLRWDLQLQDAFNGNDFQMDYESIEDAFGGLGSLTVVFQSGDSLKNYLQAEKFAQVFQKDTLVNFIEYAADVQFYEKNKLLYASEDDLSKVLTHIESFREKENLKHNPFYVELEEPADTPQVQQVAGGFIRQVEEKYFRNLQQSFSNPDGTVRVIDIYPTQSLSDLQANRVLYHRVLAYMKENVVPAGIQVYYGGKVYQSVLTGRTLLPEAKFAGGMAVLFFLLLLGIHFYKQPQLIPISAIPMALPLLFMLSAAYFLYGRVSLFTMVLMLLLPGHACQILVHIHTRYYHERLQKLSPALCLESALLGVGPAVASSSLIMAGLFLSLNLVPLPGLREFANLGAIGAILNLFICPVLATATLKYMQRNKSFNVGSHIHRPFNIPLIPSKINWIIIFAISAVSLVGLVYGGFNLNFLYDFRQTEFKHHQTTVDSLISTTGFSTYDPIIIMMPDSSYNNKLMQDFNHLQERGRIPDLGRIYTQYQFLPKESQSKKNQIDYLKHQVSPEVLGQLGVEDSTAIVNMLSSYETDFREFELSQNITRKFSDKHGNSGVFAFIVPTKDPNNGLACRHIYRQLQQLEDVQDKKFKICGTPVLRALVLDTILSNVGKSIVLGSIILWLLLLLFINNLNRAIFIMLPSMFALSWLTVILYGMNFHISVYSALSFVLVIGASVDGSLQLWSSYFEKPTGTTAVMVLQTKLSSVLVGQIAAILGPVAMIFSSHPGIRNMGQVTLIGLVCIIVAQLTIYPLIAGALDQHRLRKKQRLEHESTLQ
- a CDS encoding serine/threonine-protein kinase, whose translation is MIAPQKPEIFPRPFNENYDLIGTLGRGGMGNVYKAMDKRLNREVAFKILDASSDTEAIKRFYLEAQAMKELDHQNVVHVFDFGQEKNQLFISMTYVEGTNLSEILHNKEQLSFDAIEVIIRQIARGLLYAHGKGIVHRDVKPSNIMLTRDNRVYIMDFGISYVQEMEKERLTRTGMTMGTPEYMSPEQCHGDSVTLQSDIYSMGVILYEMTCGRLPFEGSRPVEIALKHVQEPPPAPELFRKDMPQGLSALILKCLKKKLNERFHDMQEFLDACDQVFGDKDRNRLTGGHTPLRRHTVSITDMASRISPKAQELQRKLAALAIFIFPLIIMLLILLMLTHKPESTLRELEWTEALGNYETKALEVDQTNGYPLSNLNDNDLKTAWLYTKPQKPQNPVLTLYFDCNAVVTHFGIAIGYQKSTDDAFGDRFRIFKKPRTLTLETKDGFKQKVKLENVKGMQYPVIQAMESTELKIYLDDVYEAENADFAISEIRLLGMELP
- the ruvA gene encoding Holliday junction branch migration protein RuvA, encoding MIERIRGILLEKSPTFIVVDVAGVGYGINISAYTAGKLPEVGDGNTEVTIHTNLVVREDSMTLFGFADKTEKDSFLMLLDVNGVGPKMAQRILSGVSPADLLNMIASDNKSALSKIKGLGKKTCEQMVLTLKDKAGTMLQGLGNLEGSGVTSMGALTGAKLEAVLALHTLGVKDPAAEKAVVKAVEVLGDAADAATLIPEALKYL
- a CDS encoding pyridoxal phosphate-dependent aminotransferase, translating into MKALSNRTLNIAASLTVAIDTLAKQMIADGKDVVSLGAGEPDFPTPEPIRAAACKAINDGKTRYTAPVGIMDVRKAVAKKLKDENGLDYKPEQIIMTSGAKHAVFNSLAALINPGDEVIVPAPYWVTYPELVKWLGGTPVFVQATKDAKFKITAEQLRAAITDKTKAILLNNPCNPTGAVYTKEELAELAKVIVEKDIYCISDEVYEYFVYDTEFVSAAAFPGMAERTIVINGFSKSHCMTGWRIGYDAAPAEIAKIIGKIQGQATHHPSNVAQYAALGALEMDKSNVEAMQAAFLKRRNYMLKRTAEILPVPAHAPEGAFYLFAPVEAFYGKKTPEGKVISGSIELCEYLLQSQGLAIVPGAAFGDDTCVRFSYAASDETLEKACDRFIAGLKALA
- a CDS encoding ATP-binding cassette domain-containing protein, whose translation is MRSFQIVTPDESRPFTIGRKSDNSLVLDNLMVSRSHAVMECKEGRWTLRNITQNSVTQLNGEDVPFSENPEAQGSPVEDGDIILIGTQQIRASFKDNLLTLLLVNSTASSETGLPEGVTAQLERDGASLQFKEKYISPEGKGISQKKLAEGESIRMPGYEISCSAGNVCCREIPLGFDVHAQNLDVYAGKKRLLQDVNFTLPAGEILAIIGRSGQGKSTLLKLLQGINRSGENSRVYIGGLDYRNTEIRKRIAFLEQDPQLRMDLTVRETLLDGGRVSMNKLDFKQNVQGRLEKFCELFGLSQRMDNGVRTLSGGELRRVALARELMGSPGLIILDEPLSGLDPYNSRILCSHLKQLAFLGHTVILTTHSYEALKVASKLLIIHQGHQVFYGSSAEAYGHFQTEDAEEILSSLKDAKSSNEDETTRNQTGAGLVPYIPSRNLYFPKTKLAPVFLYKVALTAKQWFRDKGKSLAILFQPLIIGFLFSQIFSSLSSLWIVAFAVILSANWLALSLSIREIVAEREILQGEFRKGVKVLPTITAKMFLPVIAAWLQTLIVFAFVNFRISVHWQPMILVAFLAMVLPAVSIGLMVSAFARNSGQANALLPLLIIPQVALAGALVPLDQMLPVGRGLSTIIWSRYNQSSLLNLFLEREDPFINTVAALAIAIGCYIVMAIKLYRSKKAK
- a CDS encoding BamA/TamA family outer membrane protein, encoding MAILLLLLAAVQAYASETSDASPSGDSVEVKTSEPFYLWAFNHIIQPALNGLIYPISAPIHYTVKNGVLEKGVDLITYGEKKNIMVYPSFNLKPGSTTLIGANYRHRGILLDQDYLVTQFAYYANGDISLAMRYTKHSLFGSKFFGGYRLNMLKDRDASFILPETKERFTQPDSSVWMTFRLGRPISESMNWNIEFWGTVRFNDASLPDGQDSILISDKYPIQDRGLYQKGMQFPLGISLFYDNLDYPYAPSKGFRIGLIGSYNFVPEYDGIDYEDLGLKPPKGEGKTLKDGGMNHDFIKTEFLYQHYFYLGSTGKQYILSAKEARTTRRFYTDFSWDEAMRIWRPENVRNTLLERRVIAIQYRLLNIWEMEEGGAPYNAFPTLNARTPLRGYGNAWSSHHMMSLSCEYRWPVDRFVDGVIFNEYAMVSPTITDWSFDKFYNSWGFGIRVRQPNMYLFRLQFGFHGLHGLNLVMTIAPEFK